Below is a genomic region from Miscanthus floridulus cultivar M001 chromosome 1, ASM1932011v1, whole genome shotgun sequence.
CAATCATATGAAAGCTGGGGGTAATTCAGTGACAACTGTTAAGGAGAAGGTGCTTGAACCTGTAACTGCAACTCTGCAAACATCATCCCCTGTGCGTGGACAAGCTATCCATGACCTGGATGATAGTTCAACATTTGAAGCTCCTCCTGGAACACCACCATGGGACTACTTTGGCCTTTTCCAACCTGTTGAGAGTCAGATTTCATTCCATGATGACAAGGAACTTGGTCATGACTTTGAGAATGATGATGATATCAGGcgtcttcgggagaaagagggaATCCCAGAGCTTGAGGAGGAACTGGAGAAGTCTCCTGCTTATCCTGATTATCTAAAGCGGCGCCTAGGAGAGGAGAAACCTCAAGATCTCAAAGATGTTGAGAAATCTCCTATGAATGGTGGAGAGGATGATCTTGCATTGTCAGAAGATGATTTTGACAATCCAACATCTGAATCTTTAGTGCGGATGTTCAAGAATCGCAATGATACGcctgttgcacatattgcaacaGGTCAGTCACCCACACCGCTTCCTACAGATGACTTAGCTTCAGAGACAATTGATTCTCAGGCTGAAAGACCAAAAGATGACCCAGCAGTTGATCCTCAGACTGAAAGACCAAAAAATAACTTGGCAATCGATGCTCAGACTGAAAAAACAAAAGATCACACAGGAGCTGATTCTCATGCAGAAAAACCAAAAGATGACACGAGGGTACTGGACATTAGCATGTATGAAAGTGACGAAACTCCTGTTACAAGTCCTCTGAAAGAAACCTCAACTTCAACTGCTGCGTTTCCAGTGAACGGGAAATTCAAGGAACCTTTACGTGACGTAAGGAATGTGGTGAGAGacttaaactcatgcatgaaggAGATTGAGATCTTATTTATCAAGGCATCTGATTCTGGAAAAGAAGTCCCAAGGATGCTTGAAGCAGACAAAGTCAATTTCCAGCCTTCACTACCAGAAGAAAAAGGTTATATTTTAGTAGATTTACATTACTGTTCCATAACTCACACATTGGAGTTTTTCTTCAAAAAGAAAGATGGAAAGTAGAAAGGTTTTGGGCTGCGTACACATCATGATATGAAATTTCCCTGTTTATTTGTTAGCATTgctgtagcttcatctagcgacCATTATTTTTTGTCACTCCATCTATAGATCTATTTTATTGTACTTACTACTGGAGTTATCTTTATACTTTGGTTCAGCACCAGGATCAACAGCATCAGGTTTTTTTGCAACATTATTTGCTTGTTGCAGAAAGGAAGTCCCTGTTCCTCAACGTAAGTTATTTTACTCTTAACTTGTAACTACTACATTTTGTTCCTTTTCCCCTCAGAGACACAAAGTTCCTATAAATGATTGTAGCACAATGTATTGTTAGTCTGACCCTATGCTATTTTTTGTTTAGTTCCACTTATTTTTGGTACTTATGGAGAATATAACTTTGGCCATGGATTGTAATAATATGTTAGTTGTGTAGTAGTATCATACAATTAGATGTTGGAGGCAGTTTTGGAAATGACACTAGTATTCTCATTGCTGTGTGGTCACTTTTTGTACTGTAGTATAGTATGGTTGAAGTTGAAATAGCTAAGTAGCTAATGCAAATTTGGAGGTAGTGTGTTAGCCTATACCTTTCGCCGTGAGTAGTTGACGTGCTTGGTAGTCATTGCTGCGGCTGCAGCTGCTGTGTCACTGTAGCAGAGACTTGCGGCATCTGTAGCCACAGCAATAGGTACCAATCAGGCTTAGTAGTGCTTTTATTATCGTCCACCATGACTTAGAAATATCTCATGCTATGGTACAGCTCCTCCTCAGGCTGAAGTGCAGTACCTTACCTGGCATAGATCAATGTCttcactttcttcatcatctagaAATCCTCTTGGGACGACATCAAAGGAAGACACTGATGGTTTCACTGGAAATATCTTTGGTGGTGTATACATGAATTCTGGCAGTCATGCCTCCACACTGGACAGGCTGTATGCATGGGAGAGAAAGCTTTATGATGAAGTCAAGGTAAAATTCTCTTTTTTTCTGTTACCTGTTTTATGACTTCTATCCTGTGTGACCAACGAAgtatgtcgggctcattaaggacatgtacaacaatgttgtgactagtgttcgaacaagtgatggaggcatggatgacttcccgattaggataggactacatcaagggtcagctttgagcccttatctgtttgccttagtgatggatgaggtcacaagggacatacaaggggacatcccttggtgtatgcttttcgcggacgatgtagtgctagttgatgaaagtcggacatgAGTCAATAAAAaattggagttatggcgggagactttggagtccaaaggttttagattcagtagaactaaaactgagtatatgagatgtgacttcggcactgctactcgggaggaggaagatattagtttggaaggtcaagtaataCCTAGGagggatacctttcgatatttaggatcaatgctacagagagacggggatattgatgaagatgttagctatagaatcaaagcagggcggatgaagtggcgccaagcatctggtgtcctatgtgacaaaagggtaccacagaagctaaaagacaagttttataggacggcgattagacctgctatgttgtatggtgcagaatgttggcctacgaaaagacgacatattcaacagataagtgtcgcagaaatgcgtatgttgcgttggatttgcggtcatacaagaagggatcgagttcggaacgatgatatacgtgatagattaggggtagcactaattgaagaaaagcttgtccaacaccggttgagatggtttggacatgtccgacggagaccttcagaggcaccggtgcgtagtggaatcctaagccaggatagtaacgtgaagagaggcagaggaagaccgaagttgacttgggtagaggcaataaaagtagacttgaaaggatggaatatacccaaagacttagccttagataggagtgcttggaaaacagctattcacgtgcctgaaccttgattgcttctgctggattTCAACTTtagcctatcccaacttgtttgggacttaaaggctttgttg
It encodes:
- the LOC136545622 gene encoding protein ROLLING AND ERECT LEAF 2-like; protein product: MGSRSKNEDDKALVLCQERKRFVREALDGRCAFAAAHFAYIQSLRHTGFALRKFVEPEVPTDSSLFTSTSATLEPPTIMQKSTNLSPSLSHHASDSFSPVPSPLSSGRFHVNHMKAGGNSVTTVKEKVLEPVTATLQTSSPVRGQAIHDLDDSSTFEAPPGTPPWDYFGLFQPVESQISFHDDKELGHDFENDDDIRRLREKEGIPELEEELEKSPAYPDYLKRRLGEEKPQDLKDVEKSPMNGGEDDLALSEDDFDNPTSESLVRMFKNRNDTPVAHIATGQSPTPLPTDDLASETIDSQAERPKDDPAVDPQTERPKNNLAIDAQTEKTKDHTGADSHAEKPKDDTRVLDISMYESDETPVTSPLKETSTSTAAFPVNGKFKEPLRDVRNVVRDLNSCMKEIEILFIKASDSGKEVPRMLEADKVNFQPSLPEEKAPGSTASGFFATLFACCRKEVPVPQPPPQAEVQYLTWHRSMSSLSSSSRNPLGTTSKEDTDGFTGNIFGGVYMNSGSHASTLDRLYAWERKLYDEVKASSAVCRQYDEKCRQLRHQEARGESQMSIDKTRAVVKDLHSRILVAIQRIDMISKNIEDLRDKELQPQLEELIGSLTRMWATMLECHRHQHDIIKLVSNTGNMKASIRSESQFQATLLLQVELNTLCSNFQKWIASHKAYLQSLNSWLLKCVKSLQKKMRKSSRKKKVEADPITKYAVAPIFKTCESWINLLDDLPTDLEDAVKDLAAHINRYVPHQEKQRGASKRTLSLSRSGRSNGEMGEVQRSDPPMDLQSSLEIFLGKLEMFTNISLQKYMELKEDINKAKERYEKAQADQRI